A region of Larimichthys crocea isolate SSNF chromosome X, L_crocea_2.0, whole genome shotgun sequence DNA encodes the following proteins:
- the samd1b gene encoding atherin, with protein sequence MSEPNKYREWILETIDSLRSRKARPDLERICRMVRRRHGSDPDRTRTELEKLIQEQTVLKVSYKGSISYRNAAKVQRKSRKKSEFTAAGSSSGGGGSAEAARERTKHDHLNNNGDSAHSFTDQEEGEEDSEPSPDPHHTQTSASTSTKPKLASSSQSSGNGCLKCGATTGCDVGSGCKEEKASAPRDKGLGQQGAGDSPSRGLGPRTNAHDGGDAGRVTPSKADAVRGGKEPGLSGADTQNKTCSGSVSDLPQQQKQKQSAPLKPKLRVGGGGTKTAGNSDLGDRLVASVRSLSERSLRGGSSTSTSTSTSSAATRGHMKPLGLKEILGYLSSQERLSEEKLTRGKVKVVMEREVARGRLRRTRCGNITLPLRGMVVEEPMPKNASADRLGKNALQDKHTVKKPPSPPLQENEPMETASEEEEREDKEAEDDDEEEEEEEEAEEEEEEDPRSSDEERGLSPVAMTTEPELIEKTTEDAEIQTASKVESPHQQQPHGGQGMSGLDPNTRTPCSPVQGASLSQCNSAHSEEERADQLHTGAQNQTQHDKLNHNSSGFNSLESKTEVGVSSCLLTPTASPRDSGMSEERGLNGGVSSGGFMKSEGVSGSPVDWTVSDVVSYFTAAGFPEQAAAFRTQEIDGKSLLLMQRNDVLTGLSIRLGPALKIYERHVKVLQKTHFEEDDC encoded by the exons ATGTCCGAGCCCAATAAGTACCGAGAGTGGATCCTGGAAACAATCGACTCTCTCCGCTCGAGAAAAGCTCGTCCGGATCTGGAGAGAATTTGTCGAATGGTCCGGAGACGACACGGGTCAGACCCGGACCGAACCAGGACAGAACTGGAAAAACTGATTCAAGAGCAGACGGTGCTCAAAGTTAGCTACAAGGGGTCCATATCGTACCGAAACGCGGCGAAGGTGCAGAGGAAAAGCCGAAAGAAGAGTGAGTTTACGGCCGCTGgaagcagcagcggcggcggcggcagcgcGGAGGCAGCGAGGGAGCGGACCAAACACGACCATCTGAACAACAACGGCGACAGTGCGCACAGCTTCACCGaccaggaggagggagaggaggactCGGAGCCCAGCCCAGATCCTCACCACACTCAAACATCAGCCAGCACCAGCACGAAGCCCAAGCTTGCCTCCTCCAGCCAGAGTAGCGGAAACGGGTGCCTCAAGTGTGGCGCAACAACGGGCTGCGATGTCGGGAGCGGCTGTAAAGAGGAGAAAGCAAGTGCACCGAGAGACAAGGGATTAGGACAGCAGGGAGCAGGGGACAGCCCGTCGAGGGGTCTCGGCCCCAGAACAAACGCACACGACGGCGGTGATGCCGGCAGGGTAACACCGAGCAAAGCCGATGCAGTTCGAGGAGGGAAAGAGCCGGGTTTGTCCGGGGCTGACACCCAGAACAAAACTTGCTCGGGGAGCGTCAGCGACCTCCctcaacaacagaaacagaagcagtCCGCACCCCTCAAGCCCAAACTTCGAGTCGGAGGAGGGGGGACCAAAACAGCGGGGAACTCCGACCTGGGCGACAGATTGGTGGCTTCTGTTCGCAGCCTGTCCGAGAGGAGCCTCCGGGGgggctcctccacctccacctccacctctaccTCCAGCGCTGCGACCAGAGGCCACATGAAGCCGCTCGGGTTGAAGGAGATTTTGGGTTATCTGAGCAGCCAAGAACGGCTGTCTGAGGAGAAGCTGACCCGAGGCAAAGTCAAAGTGGTCATGGAGAGAGAAGTGGCAAGGGGCAGGCTGCGCAGGACCCGCTGCGGGAACATTACTCTTCCTCTGAGGGggatggtggtggaggagccGATGCCGAAGAATGCGTCCGCTGACAGACTTGGAAAGAACGCACTGCAGGACaagcacacagtgaaaaag CCGCCGTCCCCCCCTCTACAGGAGAATGAGCCGATGGAAACGGccagtgaagaagaggaaagggaagACAAGGAGgcagaggatgatgatgaggaggaggaggaagaggaggaggcggaggaggaggaggaggaggatcccAGGAGTTctgatgaggagagaggactATCCCCGGTAGCCATGACAACCGAACCAGAGCTCATTGAGAAAACGACAGAAGATGCTGAGATCCAGACAGCATCAAAGGTGGAGAGCCCCCATCAACAGCAGCCACACGGCggacaag GGATGTCCGGGCTCGATCCCAACACCAGAACGCCGTGTTCACCTGTTCAGGGTGCTTCCCTGTCACAGTGCAACAGTGCACactctgaggaggagagggctgATCAGCTACATACAGGGGCACAA AATCAGACCCAGCATGACAAACTCAACCACAACTCCTCTGGCTTTAACA GTTTGGAGTCTAAGACAGAGGTTGGCGTGTCATCCTGCCTGCTCACACCCACTGCCTCCCCGAGAGACTCTGGCATGTCTGAGGAAAGAGGGCTAAACGGTGGAGTTAGCAGTGGAGG GTTTATGAAATCTGAGGGGGTCAGTGGGAGCCCGGTGGACTGGACAGTGTCTGATGTGGTCAGttatttcacagcagcaggtttcCCTGAGCAGGCTGCAGCCTTCAGGACCCAG GAAATCGATGGCAAGTCTCTTCTACTCATGCAACGTAACGATGTTTTGACTGGCCTGTCAATCAGACTCGGCCCCGCCCTCAAGATCTATGAGCGTCATGTAAAGGTTCTGCAGAAAACGCACTTTGAGGAAGACGACTgctaa